From Vallitalea longa, the proteins below share one genomic window:
- a CDS encoding ABC-F family ATP-binding cassette domain-containing protein, whose product MIKVDNLSYSYPQKDLYNKISFTLEDGQHCAFIGTSGSGKSTLIDIIMNPEIYMFDGKLDIDPNCRIGYVSQFSQLDKTKETTVYEYIAEEFIKLQKEITYLCTEMETSSDIDTLLEKYQQALDAFDAIGGDDFESKINKKLHHANLIKHKDLMISELSGGEFKLIQVIKEMLHSPDLMIMDEPDVFLDFENLNSLKNLINSHKDIMLVITHNRYLLNHCFNKIVHLENMELQEFDGTYIDYNFSLLQTKIELQELAIADDEEIKRNEILINKLRSVASNNAEAAKGKSLKARVKIQERLEKRRIKAPFVDIKQPNIHLVTDNEIEETIALKVNDYSVTFDEMLLENVSFEIKSTDKVALIGSNGTGKTTLLRDIINNNQDSIEINSDIEVAYLSQLQGEILNESNTIIEEFLDFGFDTYQEIKSYVSDYGFSEDIVDQKIESLSGGEKNILQLAKVSASKANMLLLDEPTSHLDTYSQIALEEAIKNYNGAIIMISHDYYSIINCMDYVLIIDDKTIRRMSMRKFRKMIYANHFDKNYLEIEQKKKSVETKIALALKDTDFELAKALSEQLEELIKLL is encoded by the coding sequence ATGATAAAAGTTGATAACTTGTCCTACTCATACCCGCAAAAAGATCTATATAATAAGATTTCATTTACATTAGAAGATGGTCAACATTGCGCTTTTATAGGAACAAGTGGCAGTGGAAAAAGTACACTGATAGATATAATTATGAATCCAGAAATATATATGTTTGATGGTAAGTTAGATATAGACCCTAATTGTAGAATTGGATATGTAAGTCAGTTTTCACAGCTTGACAAAACAAAAGAAACTACGGTCTACGAATATATAGCAGAAGAATTTATTAAGCTACAAAAAGAGATAACATACCTTTGTACTGAAATGGAAACATCTTCAGATATTGATACTTTGTTAGAAAAGTACCAACAAGCTTTAGACGCATTTGATGCAATCGGTGGAGATGATTTCGAAAGCAAGATCAATAAAAAACTACACCATGCAAACCTAATCAAACATAAAGACCTAATGATATCTGAGCTTAGCGGTGGAGAATTCAAACTTATCCAGGTAATTAAGGAAATGCTTCATAGTCCTGACTTAATGATTATGGATGAACCAGATGTTTTTCTGGATTTTGAAAACCTTAATTCCCTGAAAAATCTAATTAATTCTCACAAAGACATAATGTTAGTTATTACGCACAACAGATACCTATTGAATCATTGTTTCAACAAAATTGTACACCTAGAAAATATGGAACTCCAAGAATTTGATGGAACATATATTGATTATAATTTCTCGTTACTTCAAACTAAAATTGAATTGCAGGAACTTGCTATTGCTGATGATGAAGAAATTAAGAGAAATGAGATTTTAATTAATAAACTAAGATCTGTTGCCAGTAATAATGCTGAAGCTGCTAAAGGGAAATCTCTAAAAGCTAGAGTTAAGATTCAAGAAAGACTAGAAAAACGTAGAATCAAAGCACCTTTCGTAGATATTAAACAACCGAATATACATTTGGTTACTGACAATGAAATTGAAGAAACTATTGCTTTAAAAGTTAATGATTACAGTGTTACCTTTGATGAAATGCTTTTAGAAAATGTTAGCTTCGAGATTAAATCTACTGATAAAGTAGCTCTTATCGGTTCCAACGGTACTGGAAAAACTACATTACTCCGAGATATTATTAATAATAATCAAGATTCCATTGAAATAAATTCTGATATTGAAGTGGCTTATTTATCTCAGCTTCAAGGAGAAATACTAAATGAGTCTAATACAATAATTGAAGAATTTTTAGACTTTGGTTTTGATACTTATCAAGAAATCAAATCATATGTTTCAGATTATGGTTTCAGCGAAGATATCGTTGACCAAAAAATAGAATCCTTATCTGGTGGAGAAAAGAATATACTTCAATTAGCTAAAGTATCTGCTAGCAAAGCCAACATGTTGCTTCTGGATGAACCCACAAGTCATTTAGATACTTATTCACAAATAGCACTTGAAGAAGCCATAAAAAATTACAACGGTGCCATTATAATGATTTCTCATGATTACTATTCCATAATAAACTGTATGGATTATGTTTTAATCATTGATGATAAGACAATTAGAAGAATGAGTATGCGAAAATTTAGAAAGATGATTTATGCCAATCATTTCGATAAAAATTATTTAGAAATTGAGCAAAAGAAAAAATCAGTTGAAACAAAAATAGCATTGGCTTTAAAAGATACTGATTTTGAACTTGCAAAAGCTTTATCGGAACAATTAGAAGAACTGATTAAATTGCTTTAA